The Amycolatopsis japonica nucleotide sequence CTCGATGCGGCCCCGCGGGTCGTCCACCAGTTTTCGGCGCTCGAGATCCATCAGCCCCAGCGTGCACGTGATCTCCGCGGAGAGGGTGCCGTCGACCTTGTAGATGTTCGAGTCCATGTGGAAGGTCTTGCCGGTGCCGAACTTGGCGTCGCAGGTCACGTCGACGACATCGCCCGCACGAAGCTCGCGCCTGAACACGATATGGGACTCGAGCAGCACGAACGCAAGATTCGCATCGCGCATACCTGAGTTGAGGCCGCCGGCGAGCTCCATCAGCTCGAGTCTGGAGACCTCGCCGTAGGAGTGGTAGACGGCGTGGTTGAGATGGCCAAGGGTGTCCAGCTCGTAATGGCGCACCTTGATCCGGGTGCGAAATGGCTCGCGCACAGTCACCGGTCCACTGTAAGTGCCGCTCCCCCTCCTCGACCCCGAGTGTGAGCAAGGGACCTTTGCC carries:
- a CDS encoding acyl-CoA thioesterase, whose product is MTVREPFRTRIKVRHYELDTLGHLNHAVYHSYGEVSRLELMELAGGLNSGMRDANLAFVLLESHIVFRRELRAGDVVDVTCDAKFGTGKTFHMDSNIYKVDGTLSAEITCTLGLMDLERRKLVDDPRGRIERAGVDLKVLSTSE